ATTTTATATAAGTAAAATAAGGCAGGATCAGCACAGCAACTGAAAGCAGACTAACTACAATCGCTCCTGCTTTGTTTTTTTGCTTCCAGATGGTCACTGCAAAGGCGAAGGAATAAACAGATACCAGGAACACAGCTCCCCATATCAATACAATCATCTTAGTCCCTCACTTCTTGAAGACTTGGCAGTCTCGTCTGCCGGCCAAACTCACCGAATCGGATATCGACACTGACGTTTATTTCAGCGTTAGGATAGGATTTCATCCAGTCAAAATCCCGGAATTCCTGAAGGGTCAAAAACTCCCTCCTGATCGGTACTGACAAATGGAAAGTGTCACCTTTGAACTCTTCCTGAGTATATTTAATATATTGTGATAGATGTTCCTCCATTGTTTTAGTCATCGACTTCTTCAATTCGGCTATTTTATCTTTATTTTTTGCAAAGTTGACCATACTCGGATCACTGAGTATTTCAACATAGACCGGAACGTTGATATCTATGATTGCTTTACCGTGCCGCTGCTTGAATGTATGCCTGTTCTTTCTTTGCTTGGAGAATCTTGCAGAAATTCGATACCGTTCATCAAATGGATCCTTGAATGTTGTTTTAAAATCTTCCAGTTTCCATGTATTGTCCAGCAGTGATGATATCCGTGTTTCTTCTCCTGTGATTTTGCCAATCATCTTTCCTTCTTTAAAAACAGCAGATCCGATGAACTGTGCATCATTCGTTTTTCCGCCAAACTGGACTTCCCCTGCCATGAAATCATCATCAGAAGTGATGTCTTTATCTCGTCCCCTTTCAGTAGTAGCGTAAATTCCCAGGAATAGATCTGCGTCACTTTCTGCCACCTTGAAAAAATCATTCAAATCTGTGTTTGGAATCATTCCTGTCTCTTTTCCCCTGCCGATCATGAATTCAAAAAATTTATGAGGCCTGGTCTCAAGCAATGGTTTATTGTTCAAGATGAATGTTTCGGCGCTTTCTTTTGTTATAAGCAAATCCGTGTTTCTTTTAATTTCCCTGTCTTTTGCTGCAGAATAAATCACCCTGATAAAATCAGGTTTCCTTGCTAACTCCTCCGATACAATGATGACACTTAACAAGTCATAAGAAATTTCCTTTGAGATGACTGTATTCGCTGTATTCCGCGAACTGATGAAATCATCGGCCACCAACGATATGACTTCCTCCGGTGATTCAGGTGTTCCGCCTCCCGATTGCTGCGAGCCTACCTCAGGATTGGCGATTAAATAAGTCACTGTAATTTTCCCTTCCTTTTCATGTGTATCGAGACCAATGCCAATCACATAGGCTTTTTGGTCCAGTTCTTTCTTATCCCAGCAGCCTGTCAGAGAAAGGATGATGATGACCATAATAGAGATTTTAATTAGATTCTTGTACTGTTCCATTTTTAAAATCTCCCCGTATCTTCGCGATTAGCCACATTAGCGGCGGCAGGAATAAAAATGCCGGACTGAGCAGCATCAACAGGTTCTGTCTCATGTTAAAAAGGACGATTGATGGGCTTTCTGGTGCAAAACCAATTAAAATGACCATGGTTGTTATTAATGGAATCAAATATTCAAATTCCTTTATTTTCAGGATTCCTCCCAGAAGCACCGCACTGATATATAAATAAAACGAAAACCTTATAAATGTAGCCACGAGCCAGAAAGGGAAAAATAAGGTTTCCACATTTTGCAGGAAGCCAATCTGGATATACCTGATTGTTTCATGGAAAGGGTAACTAAGCATCTCGGCAGTTGTGTAATCAAAAAGCATCACAAATGTGAACATCGCCAGGCTTATTTCCACTGTGACCATGATCAGTCCAAAAATCGTGCCTTTTTTAAAATCCTTGAAAGATGTTACCAGCGGAGCAATCAACCCGATAAAAAATAAATCCGCAAAGATTGATATATTTTTGGCAGAGGCCTTCAGAATCTCCATACTGCCTTCGCCCAAAATCGGAAAAATAAAACCAAAATGTCCAGCGTTCATACTGACTATCAGCGCTATTAATAATGTAATTTTTAAATACGGCAGCAATACCCAAGCCACGGTTCCAATCTGCTCAATTCCCCTTTTTGCCCCGTAGGCGCAGACAAGCATCAAAATGACATAAATGATACTGGGAGGGGACTTCGTAAAGTACATGGTTCCGATTATATCAACGTATATACCTGAATCAACGGTAATAAAAGCAACTCCTCCCACCAGGAGAAGAATTGAAATAATAGTTCCGAAAAATTTTCCAAATATGTGGATGATAACCTCATGCAAATTCTTTCCTTTATGAGCTGAAAAAACTTTGATCAACAGGAAAACTGGAATAAAAGCCATTGCCCCCATTAGCAATACGACAATCCAACCAGCATTCCTTGCATTTTCAAAAATAATTGTTGGAGTATCGTCACTAAGCTTGGTGCCAACTGTCAAGGCAATGATCGCCACATATTCTTTTATCCCAATTTTCCCCTCTGTTTGTTTCATTACTTTTGCCCCATCGCTTTTTTTTGTGAATCGGCGGTTTTCAAAAAACCTGGCCGGAATTTTTCATTTTTCACCAGCCGCCTGAAAATAGTATCCTTGGAAGATTGATAAGTTGGAGACAGCGGTGCTAAGTATGGAACACCGAAGGATTTGAGTGACACCAAATAAAAAATACCCGCAGCAAAGAATGCTGTCATCCCATATATGCCAAATAAAGCAGCACTCAAGATAAAAGCAAAACGGATGAGCCTTACAGCGAAATTCAGGCTTAAATCCGCAACAGCAAAGGAGCTTAGGCCTCCTAATGCCACCACGATAATGACAATCGGAGAGATGATATTCGCCTCAACGGCAGCCTGTCCAAGGATCAGCGCCCCAACGATGCCGATCGTCGGACCGATTGGACTGGGAACACGCAGTCC
The window above is part of the Mesobacillus jeotgali genome. Proteins encoded here:
- a CDS encoding Ger(x)C family spore germination protein — its product is MEQYKNLIKISIMVIIILSLTGCWDKKELDQKAYVIGIGLDTHEKEGKITVTYLIANPEVGSQQSGGGTPESPEEVISLVADDFISSRNTANTVISKEISYDLLSVIIVSEELARKPDFIRVIYSAAKDREIKRNTDLLITKESAETFILNNKPLLETRPHKFFEFMIGRGKETGMIPNTDLNDFFKVAESDADLFLGIYATTERGRDKDITSDDDFMAGEVQFGGKTNDAQFIGSAVFKEGKMIGKITGEETRISSLLDNTWKLEDFKTTFKDPFDERYRISARFSKQRKNRHTFKQRHGKAIIDINVPVYVEILSDPSMVNFAKNKDKIAELKKSMTKTMEEHLSQYIKYTQEEFKGDTFHLSVPIRREFLTLQEFRDFDWMKSYPNAEINVSVDIRFGEFGRQTRLPSLQEVRD
- a CDS encoding endospore germination permease — its product is MKQTEGKIGIKEYVAIIALTVGTKLSDDTPTIIFENARNAGWIVVLLMGAMAFIPVFLLIKVFSAHKGKNLHEVIIHIFGKFFGTIISILLLVGGVAFITVDSGIYVDIIGTMYFTKSPPSIIYVILMLVCAYGAKRGIEQIGTVAWVLLPYLKITLLIALIVSMNAGHFGFIFPILGEGSMEILKASAKNISIFADLFFIGLIAPLVTSFKDFKKGTIFGLIMVTVEISLAMFTFVMLFDYTTAEMLSYPFHETIRYIQIGFLQNVETLFFPFWLVATFIRFSFYLYISAVLLGGILKIKEFEYLIPLITTMVILIGFAPESPSIVLFNMRQNLLMLLSPAFLFLPPLMWLIAKIRGDFKNGTVQESN